The Glandiceps talaboti chromosome 1, keGlaTala1.1, whole genome shotgun sequence genome has a segment encoding these proteins:
- the LOC144442418 gene encoding ubiquitin carboxyl-terminal hydrolase 15-like has protein sequence MPDVITHNSIARRTFKMAEGGPPELETQKQEISELLKTTLKKGDTWYLVDSRWFKQWKKYVGYDSWDMYGMGEQSSYPGPIDNSGLFKENAANILKEHLIDELDYILVPTEAWNKLVSWYGTAEAQDPIARKVIENGMFVKHCKVEVYLMEFKLCENSQLDKPVSKQFSKADTIETIEKEMRKLFNIGEERETRLWNKYMSNTYEHLNKKDNTVQDANLYQGQVLVIEQKNEDGSWPRQTKSTSSYTSTASSSSNMEINSYSSPSTRSASNSYSYSTSSGYSSNYYNYGSSSHRTSQPGLCGLSNLGNTCFMNSALQCMSNVKSVTRYFLDNQYQAELNYDNPLGMRGEIAKAYAELIKIMWSGNYSYTMPRQFKMQVGRFAPQFSGYQQQDSQELLAFLIDGLHEDLNRIRKKPYIELKDADGRPDDVVAEESWQNHLKRNDSVIVDNFHGLFKSTVVCPEPSCRKKSITFDPFCFLSLPLPIKKERSIEVFVIYEKPDKKPVQMKVIVPKMGCVQDLCNAVSKMTGIAAEKMVVTDVYTHRFHKVFTYDEALSHILDRDDIFVYEVPTNRGDDPETAIIPVYMREKKVRQSNYNYNTVSFTLFGQPLLIPVSRKNTTYDDLYDTVLHRMSRYVKTDDDNWVDEDEENENVTENGEIEMNEESDKENEETDKKSGDSIVPDSKDENTSDGECKESDGDCNSSNTSTSNSEEKKSTEKRKRLFTFTMVNSYGSADLVKLKDDGSPIKFTARTYIALDWNMKAKEKCYDDKNAEEYDSHNSMNQRPQRKTGVKLSDCIDLFLTKEKLGADDPWYCPDCRKHQQASKKFDLWKLPNVLVIHLKRFSYNRYWRDKLDTLVSFPTKDLDMQEYLINSKAGPAFYDLMAVSNHYGGMGGGHYTAYAKNYDDGQWYSFDDSSVSGVGEDDVQSKAAYVLFYVRRGSENDVNEENSKSHNKTSHNDEEPEKTDEEVAMMSEDDSSMDTN, from the exons AGAATGCAgcaaacattttaaaagaaCACCTCATAGATGAATTAGATTACATTTTAGTACCCACAGAAGCTTGGAATAAGTTAGTATCTTGGTATGGCACTGCAGAGGCACAGGACCCTATTGCTAGGAAAGTAATAGAAAATGGAATGTTTGTCAAGCATTGTAAAGTTGAAGTGTATTTAATGGAATTCAAACTTTGTGAAAATAGCCAGCTTGATAAGCCTGTCAGCAAACAATTCAGTAAAGCTGATACTATAG AAAcaattgaaaaagaaatgagAAAATTATTTAATATAGGTGAAGAAAGAGAGACAAGGTTGTGGAATAAATACATGAGTAATACGTATGAACACCTGAATAAAAAAGACAACACAGTACAAGATGCTAATCTCTACCAGGGTCAG GTGCTTGTTATAGAACAGAAAAATGAAGATGGTTCATGGCCAAGACAAACTAAATCTACAAGTAGTTATACTTCAACAGCATCATCTAGCAGTAATATGGAAATTAATAGCTACTCATCACCATCAACTAGAAG TGCCAGTAATTCCTACAGCTATTCTACATCCAGTGGTTATAGTTCTAACTACTATAACTATGGATCCTCCAGTCATCGTACATCTCAACCTGGTCTATGTGGTCTCAGTAACTTGGGCAATACCTGCTTTATGAATTCAGCATTGCAGTGTATGAGCAATGTCAAGTCAGTCACTCGCTATTTTCTTG ATAATCAGTATCAGGCTGAACTGAACTATGACAACCCACTTGGTATGAGGGGAGAGATTGCTAAGGCATATGCAGAGTTAATTAAAATCATGTGGTCTGGTAACTATAGTTACACAATGCCACGTCAGTTTAAG ATGCAAGTTGGTCGATTTGCTCCCCAGTTTTCTGGCTACCAACAACAAGATTCACAGGAACTGCTTGCTTTCTTGATTGATGGTTTACATGAAGATTTAAACAGGATAAGGAAAAAACCATATATAGAATTGAAAGATGCTGATGGTAGACCAGATGAT GTCGTTGCCGAAGAATCCTGGCAGAATCATCTGAAGCGGAATGATTCCGTCATTGTAGATAATTTCCATGGTTTATTTAAATCCACCGTAGTATGTCCAGAACCTAGTTGTAGAAAGAAAtccataacctttgaccctttcTGCTTTCTTAGTTTACCATTACCTATCAAAAAGGAGAGAAGCATTGAAGTGTTTGTTATTTACGAGAAGCCAGACAAGAAACCAGTGCAG ATGAAAGTGATAGTGCCAAAGATGGGATGTGTCCAAGATTTGTGCAATGCTGTGTCTAAAATGACTGGAATAGCAGCAGAAAAG ATGGTTGTCACTGATGTCTACACCCATAGATTTCATAAAGTCTTTACATACGATGAAGCATTGAGTCATATACTAGATAGAGATGATATATTTGT ATATGAAGTACCAACAAACAGAGGTGATGACCCAGAAACAGCCATTATACCAGTCTACATGAGAGAGAAGAA AGTACGACAGTCcaattacaattacaacacAGTGAGTTTTACTCTGTTTGGACAACCACTGCTTATACCAGTATCAAGAAAAAATACCACCTATGACGATCTCTATGACACCGTTCTACATCGAATGTC GCGGTATGTGAAAACTGACGATGACAACTGGGTGgatgaagatgaagaaaatgaaaatgtcactGAAAATGGAG aaattgaaatgaatgaaGAATCAGACAAAGAAAATGAAGAGACTGACAAGAAATCAGGAGACTCGATAGTACCAGACAGTAAAGATGAGAACACATCAGATGGCGAATGTAAGGAATCTGATGGAGATTGTAATTCATCTAATACTAGTACATCAAATAGTGAGGAGAAGAAATCAACAGAGAAACGGAAACGATTGTTTACATTTACCATGGTCAATTCCTATGGAAGTGCTGACCTTGTCAAACTCAAAGATGACGGAAGTCCAATCAAATTTACAG CCCGTACATACATAGCACTTGACTGGAACATGAAAGCCAAAGAGAAATGCTATGATGACAAGAATGCAGAG gAATATGACAGTCATAACAGTATGAACCAAAGACCACAGAGAAAGACCGGTGTCAAACTGAGTGATTGCATTGACCTTTTCCTTACAAAAGAAAAACTGGGTGCAGATGATCCATG GTATTGTCCAGACTGTCGGAAACACCAACAAGCCAGTAAGAAGTTTGATCTGTGGAAGCTACCAAACGTTCTTGTTATACACCTGAAGAGATTTTCATATAACAGATATTGGAGAGATAAACTTGACACTCTAGTGTCTTTCCCTACAAA GGATCTAGATATGCAGGAGTATTTGATCAACAGTAAGGCCGGTCCAGCATTCTATGATTTGATGGCCGTGTCCAACCACTATGGTGGTATGGGTGGTGGTCACTATACTGCTTATGCTAAGAACTATGATGATGGCCAGTGGTATAGCTTTGACGATAGTAGTGTATCAGGTGTTGGTGAAGATGATGTACAG TCCAAGGCAGCATATGTATTATTCTATGTCCGTCGTGGTAGTGAGAATGATGTGAATGAAGAGAATTCAAAGTCCCACAACAAAACCAGCCACAATGACGAAGAACCAGAAAAGACAGACGAAGAAGTCGCTATGATGAGTGAGGATGATTCCTCTATGGATACAAACTGA